DNA from Candidatus Bathyarchaeota archaeon:
AACTTTTGTACTGGACCAGGGGCCACATTGGAAGCGACTGAGATGACCCCGCTTGCCCGAATTGATTGATCCTTCATCATCTCGAATGTTTTGTCATCGTCCCCGGAGAGAATATCAAAATCTTCTCCACATAGCTTTCGTGTAAGTCTCATATTGTCAAGATTTCCAGTAGCCTCCTTCACCGCGTTTATATTGTCGAATTGTTTGTGAAGAATCGCTAAGTCCTGAGGAAGAAGTTGAGTCCCAGTTCTTCCGGGAATCACGTATGGAATGATTTGAACATCAGGGAACTCGGTTGCTATTGGTTCTATGTATTCCCTTCTTATCTCTAAGGAACTTGGACCATTATAATATGGGTCGACAAGAAGTATGCATTTCACGCCATATTCAGAAACTATCCTTGTCCCCTCAATTGACTCCTGTGTATTATTGCTTCCTGTGCCACCGATAGCAAGACATTTTTCTCCGCAGAGATCATAGACCATTTCTATGACTTTTAAATGTTCTTTCCATGTTAATGTGGGACTCTCGCCAGTCGTTCCTACGGCAAGTATCCCACTGACACCCTGCTCTATCTGGAATTCTACAAGTCTCTTCAGCCCATCATAATCAACTCTGCCATTCTTCGTCATAGGCGTTATTATCGCCGTATAACACCCTTTGAATCTGCTCTCCAACCATTTGCACCTCTTAGGTGAAAGGTTTGCCAATACATATTTATTTTTTTCGTTCTTATTTTACGATAATCGTAACTTCCTAGACATTGATTAAATATACAATAATCCTTTTATCGATCTAAAACAAAAACAGATGTATTTCAAAACCCTAAATTGCGGGGATACGGCTTGCGGACGGAGTGGTTTAATCAGGCACGTTTCGGGATGTTTATTCATTGGGGCCTTTACTCACTATTGGCTCGGGGTGAATGGGTTCGCTACCATGAGAGAATACCGTTTTCCGAGTATAGGCGACTAGCATCAAAGTTCAATCCAAGAAGATATCGACCAGAAGAGTGGGTCAACCTTGCACAAGAGGCAGGAATGAGATACATGGTTCTGACCGCGAGACATCACGATGGCTTTTCTTTGTTCGACAGCAAAGTCTCAGACTTCACCGCACCGAAAACAGCAGCCAAACGCGACCTAGTGGCGGAATATGTCGAGGCATGCAGAAAAAACGGGATGAGAATAGGTTTCTATTATTCTCTCCTCGATTGGCGATTTAAAGCATACTTCGAAGGGCCTCAAAAAGATCCTGAGGGCTGGTCAAAATTTCTCGAATATGTTCATACACAAGTTAAAGAGCTCTGCACTAACTATGGAAAGATTGACATATTATGGTATGATGGAGCCTGGCCATGGAGTGCTGAAGACTGGCGTTCAGCCGAGTTAAACGAGATGGTGAGGAGACTACAGCCAGATATCCTAATAAATGACCGATCGAAAATTCCTGGAGACTTTAGCACACCCGAGCAGAGGATATCTCCTCCGCCTGAACCAGACCGTATGTGGGAAACATGCATGACGATGAATGATAACTGGGGATATTCGGCGGCGGATCGGAATTATAAAAGTGTGAGAAGGCTCATTATGAACCTTGTTCAGTGTGCCAAGGATGGAGGAAATTATCTTCTCAACGTCGGTCCAAAGGCCGATGGAACGATTCCTACAGAATCCATTACAAGATTAAAGAAGATTGGTAAATGGATGAGGGCAAATGGCGAGTCAGTTTATGGAACAGAAAGATGCTGCCAATTCTCAAACACAGTCGGTTTAATGACGGCGAAGGGCAATATTGCCTATCTCCATGTTTTTCGTTGGCCAGGAAGTAAAATAACAATTTCCTGCGTGAAGAATAAAGTCTTATCAGCGAAACTACTAGCAAACGGAGAAAAAGTCAAGTTCGAGCAGATGGAAGACCGAGTTACATTTAGGAACCTGCCCAAAAAAGCACCAGACCCATTGGATAGTGTGATATCTATTGAATTTGATGGCAAACCAGAAGCTCTACCCCACTTTCGTTACATTCCATGAAAATCTGCCAGACAAAGGATTCAAAAAATGCAAATTCATTAAAGATGAGAAAATAGAGTTCACGATATAAAAAATGATGAGCCATAGTTGAACTTATTATCTCTATTGTTTAACAAGCACAATAACATTGGG
Protein-coding regions in this window:
- the dapA gene encoding 4-hydroxy-tetrahydrodipicolinate synthase; the protein is MESRFKGCYTAIITPMTKNGRVDYDGLKRLVEFQIEQGVSGILAVGTTGESPTLTWKEHLKVIEMVYDLCGEKCLAIGGTGSNNTQESIEGTRIVSEYGVKCILLVDPYYNGPSSLEIRREYIEPIATEFPDVQIIPYVIPGRTGTQLLPQDLAILHKQFDNINAVKEATGNLDNMRLTRKLCGEDFDILSGDDDKTFEMMKDQSIRASGVISVASNVAPGPVQKFTRTALEGNMTEFERQNSILKPLFSIVTVRTEEETPYGPVQCRARNPLPYKTLMNLLGMPAGPCRRPLGKMTRKGFEVVLNTARTVYEKTPEILAPIEEFFDVDLSKRLYRERYWRGLFYD
- a CDS encoding alpha-L-fucosidase encodes the protein MRTEWFNQARFGMFIHWGLYSLLARGEWVRYHERIPFSEYRRLASKFNPRRYRPEEWVNLAQEAGMRYMVLTARHHDGFSLFDSKVSDFTAPKTAAKRDLVAEYVEACRKNGMRIGFYYSLLDWRFKAYFEGPQKDPEGWSKFLEYVHTQVKELCTNYGKIDILWYDGAWPWSAEDWRSAELNEMVRRLQPDILINDRSKIPGDFSTPEQRISPPPEPDRMWETCMTMNDNWGYSAADRNYKSVRRLIMNLVQCAKDGGNYLLNVGPKADGTIPTESITRLKKIGKWMRANGESVYGTERCCQFSNTVGLMTAKGNIAYLHVFRWPGSKITISCVKNKVLSAKLLANGEKVKFEQMEDRVTFRNLPKKAPDPLDSVISIEFDGKPEALPHFRYIP